A single Arachidicoccus sp. BS20 DNA region contains:
- the argB gene encoding acetylglutamate kinase: MDKLFVVKIGGNVIDNEENLSSFLKQFADLFGADAHPFRGRGLLVHGGGKIATKIGDRLGIKSNYINGRRITDDGTIDLVTMVYGGLVNKKIVAKLQANNCNAIGLTGADANIIPATKRPIANSPSGDRGVDFGWVGDINASELKINNLELIIKNGITPVFAPLTHDGQGHILNTNADTIASFLAIALSQYYDTRLIYCFEKKGVLENVDDENSVIRNINKEKYQQLLQEQKLFEGIIPKIDNAFAAIDAGVKEVLIGDANDLLKNTTDETEGTLIN, encoded by the coding sequence ATGGATAAATTATTTGTAGTTAAAATCGGCGGCAACGTAATAGACAATGAAGAAAATCTCTCATCATTCTTAAAACAATTTGCGGATTTGTTTGGTGCTGATGCGCACCCCTTTAGGGGACGGGGGCTTTTGGTTCACGGCGGTGGAAAAATCGCTACAAAAATCGGAGACCGGTTGGGCATCAAATCTAATTATATCAATGGTCGCAGAATTACCGATGACGGTACAATTGATTTAGTCACGATGGTGTATGGCGGTTTGGTCAATAAAAAAATTGTTGCGAAACTGCAAGCAAACAATTGCAACGCAATCGGTTTAACAGGCGCAGATGCAAATATTATTCCTGCAACAAAACGTCCTATTGCAAATTCCCCTTCAGGGGACAGGGGTGTTGATTTCGGTTGGGTGGGCGACATTAACGCAAGCGAATTAAAAATTAATAATTTAGAATTAATAATTAAAAACGGCATCACGCCTGTGTTTGCGCCGCTTACGCACGACGGACAAGGACACATTTTAAACACGAATGCCGATACCATTGCATCTTTCTTAGCTATTGCATTATCGCAATATTACGATACACGATTGATTTATTGTTTTGAAAAGAAAGGCGTGCTGGAAAATGTGGATGATGAAAATTCAGTTATCCGGAATATTAATAAAGAAAAATATCAGCAACTGTTGCAAGAGCAAAAATTATTTGAAGGTATCATTCCGAAAATAGACAATGCTTTTGCTGCAATCGATGCAGGCGTGAAAGAAGTGCTGATAGGCGATGCGAATGATTTATTGAAAAATACAACGGATGAAACGGAGGGAACGCTTATCAATTGA
- a CDS encoding M20 family metallo-hydrolase has translation MSDSRLTTHDSLYTDAINLLKQLVATPSFSKEEDGTATIIEQFFQSKNIPSQRFLNNVWAINKYFDSLKPTLLLNSHHDTVKPNAKYTKNPFEPIEEDGKLYGLGSNDAGGCLVSLIAAFVYFFDKENLPFNIVIAATAEEEITGKNGIEALLKNETFLSSTGFANSPFGGWGAIVGEPTQMELAVAEKGLMVIDATAQGVAGHAARNEGDNALYKAVKDIHWFETFKYPKVSEWLGEVKQTVTVIETENKAHNVVPATCKFVVDIRIPDCYTHEEIIHIIKENIQSDFKERSVRLRSTRIEVEHPLVKSGIALGKKPYGSPTCSDKALIPFPALKCGPGFSGRSHTADEFIFLDEIKDGIETYIKMIESIVI, from the coding sequence ATGTCCGACTCACGACTCACGACTCACGATTCACTTTACACCGATGCAATTAATCTCTTAAAACAATTAGTTGCAACGCCGTCTTTTTCCAAAGAAGAAGACGGAACAGCTACGATAATTGAACAATTTTTTCAAAGCAAAAATATTCCTTCTCAAAGATTTCTGAATAATGTTTGGGCAATCAATAAATATTTTGATTCGCTGAAACCAACGCTGTTATTGAATTCACATCACGACACGGTAAAGCCGAATGCGAAGTATACCAAAAATCCTTTTGAACCGATTGAAGAAGACGGCAAGCTTTATGGCTTGGGAAGCAATGATGCAGGCGGTTGTTTAGTTTCGTTGATTGCTGCGTTTGTATATTTTTTTGATAAAGAAAATTTGCCCTTTAATATCGTAATTGCTGCAACGGCGGAAGAAGAAATTACAGGAAAAAACGGCATTGAAGCGTTGTTGAAAAACGAAACCTTTCTTTCTTCAACAGGTTTTGCAAACTCCCCCTTCGGGGGATGGGGGGCAATCGTAGGCGAACCCACACAAATGGAACTTGCCGTTGCCGAAAAAGGTTTAATGGTCATCGATGCAACGGCGCAAGGCGTTGCAGGACACGCGGCACGCAACGAGGGCGACAATGCTTTGTACAAAGCTGTAAAAGATATTCACTGGTTTGAGACATTCAAGTACCCGAAAGTTTCGGAATGGCTGGGCGAAGTGAAGCAAACCGTTACCGTTATTGAAACAGAAAATAAGGCACACAATGTTGTTCCTGCAACTTGCAAATTTGTAGTGGATATACGCATTCCCGATTGTTATACGCACGAAGAAATTATCCATATTATTAAAGAAAATATTCAGAGTGATTTTAAAGAACGGAGTGTGCGCCTGCGTTCTACGCGAATTGAAGTAGAACATCCATTGGTAAAATCGGGTATTGCGTTGGGTAAAAAACCTTACGGTTCGCCTACTTGTTCAGACAAAGCATTGATTCCTTTTCCGGCTTTAAAATGTGGTCCGGGCTTTAGCGGAAGAAGCCATACTGCCGACGAATTTATTTTCTTGGATGAAATAAAAGATGGCATCGAAACATATATCAAAATGATTGAGAGCATTGTTATTTAA
- the rdgB gene encoding RdgB/HAM1 family non-canonical purine NTP pyrophosphatase, producing the protein MQLIFATNNQNKVKEIASILPSTIEVKSLKDAGINIDIPEPHETLKENASEKSRTIFKLTHQNCFSEDTGLEVDVLNGAPGVKSARYAGEPANDEKNIEKLLNELSPKPNSSARFRTVVSLIWNEEEYFFEGVCEGKIIDEKLGENGFGYDPVFVPNGSDKTFAQMNLEEKNQFSHRKKAVSKLTEFLNSVSRNETK; encoded by the coding sequence GTGCAGCTCATTTTCGCTACTAATAATCAAAACAAAGTAAAAGAAATTGCAAGCATATTGCCTTCAACTATTGAAGTAAAATCTTTGAAAGATGCAGGCATCAACATTGACATTCCCGAACCACATGAAACATTGAAAGAAAACGCTTCTGAAAAATCAAGAACGATTTTTAAGCTCACGCATCAAAACTGTTTTAGCGAAGATACAGGTTTGGAAGTTGATGTGCTTAACGGCGCGCCCGGTGTGAAGAGCGCACGCTATGCAGGTGAACCTGCCAATGATGAAAAAAATATTGAAAAATTATTAAACGAATTAAGCCCGAAACCCAATAGCAGCGCGCGTTTCAGAACAGTTGTCTCTTTGATTTGGAATGAAGAAGAATATTTTTTTGAAGGCGTTTGCGAAGGAAAAATTATTGATGAAAAACTTGGCGAAAACGGTTTTGGTTATGACCCTGTTTTTGTTCCGAACGGAAGCGATAAGACTTTTGCACAAATGAATTTGGAAGAAAAAAATCAGTTCAGTCATCGAAAAAAAGCTGTAAGCAAATTGACTGAATTTTTGAATTCTGTTTCACGCAACGAAACAAAGTAA
- the recF gene encoding DNA replication/repair protein RecF (All proteins in this family for which functions are known are DNA-binding proteins that assist the filamentation of RecA onto DNA for the initiation of recombination or recombinational repair.), with the protein MPFFTKISLVQFRNYMSQSFNFNKKIVGICGANGSGKTNLLDAIYYLCFTKSYFSKPDAKNAMHGLQGFRIDGIVDDSNKEQYLTCILRETGKKEFYVDDDVVKKFSSHIGRFPCVFIAPDDSTLITGGSEERRKFLDTILSQLFPDYLQELIDYNKLLLQRNSCLKNLHEQQSNNFDLLDVLDEQLANAGQKIFSCRKEFLETLIPIALQQYEAIADKDENVVMNYQSQLLDKSLLQLLKDNRQRDLYLQRTTAGIHKDDLTLLMDNEPFKQLASQGQRKSLLFALKLAEYFSIKNVKKHSPVLLLDDVFEKLDEDRMLNLLNKVCNDTDAQIFITDTHKQRLDMAFSELKQDWQMIEL; encoded by the coding sequence ATGCCGTTTTTTACAAAAATTTCTTTGGTACAATTCAGGAATTATATGTCGCAATCTTTTAATTTCAATAAGAAGATTGTGGGTATTTGCGGCGCAAACGGAAGCGGCAAAACCAATTTGCTTGATGCAATTTATTACCTGTGCTTTACCAAAAGTTATTTTTCCAAGCCAGATGCAAAAAACGCAATGCACGGTTTGCAAGGCTTTCGGATTGACGGAATAGTTGACGATAGCAACAAAGAACAGTATCTCACTTGCATTTTACGCGAAACCGGAAAAAAAGAATTTTATGTGGATGATGATGTTGTAAAAAAATTTTCATCGCACATTGGTCGCTTTCCTTGCGTGTTCATTGCACCGGATGATTCCACTTTAATCACAGGCGGAAGTGAGGAAAGACGCAAGTTTTTGGATACGATTTTGTCGCAGTTATTCCCTGATTATTTGCAGGAACTGATTGATTACAATAAACTTTTATTGCAACGAAATAGTTGTTTGAAAAACTTGCACGAGCAGCAATCGAATAATTTTGATTTGCTCGATGTGTTGGATGAGCAGCTTGCAAATGCAGGACAAAAAATTTTTTCTTGTAGAAAAGAATTTCTGGAAACCCTTATTCCGATTGCGTTACAACAATATGAAGCGATTGCAGATAAGGATGAAAATGTTGTTATGAATTACCAATCGCAGTTATTGGACAAGTCCTTGTTACAATTATTAAAAGATAACCGGCAGCGCGATTTGTATTTACAAAGAACGACCGCCGGCATTCATAAAGACGATTTGACTTTGTTGATGGACAACGAACCTTTCAAGCAACTGGCTTCGCAGGGACAAAGGAAAAGTTTATTGTTTGCTTTAAAATTGGCTGAATATTTTTCGATAAAAAACGTCAAAAAACATTCGCCTGTTTTGTTATTGGACGATGTGTTTGAGAAACTGGACGAAGACAGAATGTTGAATTTATTGAACAAAGTTTGTAACGATACCGATGCGCAAATTTTTATAACCGATACGCACAAACAAAGACTTGACATGGCTTTCAGCGAATTGAAACAAGATTGGCAGATGATTGAGTTGTAG
- the pyk gene encoding pyruvate kinase, producing the protein MSESVEKYLHKEMDADTGIQHNFHRTKIVATVGPACEKYEQLLDLAKVGVNVFRLNFSHGTHENKAEIIDNIRRINKEEPFNIAILGDLQGPKLRVGKLENDKLHIEPGDILTFTSTEKVIGTKEKIYVSYPNLHNDVAVGEKILIDDGKLEVVVTEVDKTSGNVKVRVTYGGDLLPNKGVNLPDTNISLPAMTEKDLIDLEFILEQDLDWVALSFVRKAEDMINLRKLVDEKGSKIKIMSKIEMPSAMEDLKNIVNESDGVMVARGDLGVELPVEKIPLAQKEIIRKCLHRSKPVIVATQMMESMIDRIKPNRSEITDVANAVLEGADAVMLSGETATGKHPTLVVETMRKIIMEVEKTDYRYDRGSELKVLAHSPTVLSDALCYNACKIAQEVNAAALIGMTQSGYTAFRISSYRPKVPLYIFTKEKQLVNQLSLSWGVRAFFYEEEISLDNIINDEINILHERQFIKDGDVVVNTASTPVQDHLPTNILKITRVGK; encoded by the coding sequence ATGTCTGAAAGCGTAGAAAAATATTTGCATAAAGAAATGGATGCAGATACAGGTATTCAGCACAATTTTCACAGAACTAAAATTGTGGCAACAGTTGGACCCGCTTGTGAGAAATATGAACAGCTACTGGATTTAGCAAAAGTCGGCGTAAACGTTTTTCGCCTGAACTTTTCTCACGGAACGCACGAAAATAAAGCGGAAATCATCGATAATATCCGTAGAATTAATAAAGAAGAACCTTTTAATATAGCTATTCTTGGCGATTTGCAGGGACCTAAATTGCGGGTTGGAAAACTGGAAAACGACAAGTTGCACATTGAACCGGGCGATATACTTACGTTTACATCTACCGAAAAAGTAATTGGTACAAAAGAAAAAATTTACGTTTCCTATCCCAATCTTCATAATGATGTTGCCGTAGGCGAAAAGATTTTGATTGACGACGGAAAGCTTGAAGTGGTGGTTACGGAAGTTGATAAGACATCCGGTAATGTAAAAGTGCGCGTAACTTACGGCGGCGATTTGCTGCCCAATAAAGGCGTGAATCTTCCCGATACGAATATTTCGTTGCCGGCTATGACGGAAAAAGATTTGATTGATTTGGAATTCATATTAGAACAGGACCTCGATTGGGTTGCCTTATCTTTCGTGCGCAAAGCCGAAGATATGATTAACCTGAGAAAACTTGTGGATGAAAAGGGTAGTAAAATAAAAATCATGTCCAAGATTGAGATGCCGTCTGCAATGGAAGATTTAAAAAACATTGTGAACGAATCCGATGGTGTGATGGTTGCCCGAGGCGATTTAGGCGTAGAGCTTCCTGTCGAGAAGATTCCTTTGGCACAAAAAGAAATTATCCGCAAATGTCTGCATCGTTCTAAACCAGTGATTGTTGCTACGCAAATGATGGAAAGCATGATTGACCGCATTAAACCTAACCGCAGCGAGATTACAGACGTTGCCAACGCTGTGCTGGAAGGTGCAGATGCCGTGATGTTGAGCGGCGAAACTGCAACAGGAAAACATCCGACTTTGGTAGTTGAAACGATGCGTAAAATAATCATGGAAGTGGAGAAAACCGACTATCGTTACGATAGAGGGAGCGAACTGAAAGTGTTGGCGCATTCGCCCACAGTGTTGAGCGATGCACTTTGTTACAACGCTTGCAAAATTGCACAGGAAGTAAATGCCGCGGCGTTAATCGGTATGACGCAATCAGGCTATACGGCATTCAGAATCAGCAGTTACAGACCGAAAGTGCCATTGTATATTTTTACAAAAGAGAAGCAATTAGTTAATCAACTAAGTTTATCGTGGGGTGTACGCGCATTTTTCTATGAAGAAGAAATCAGCTTGGATAATATCATTAACGATGAAATAAATATTTTGCACGAACGGCAATTTATTAAAGATGGTGACGTGGTAGTAAATACTGCGAGCACGCCGGTACAAGACCATTTGCCAACAAATATTCTGAAGATTACAAGAGTAGGAAAATAG
- the pfkA gene encoding 6-phosphofructokinase, with translation MPNKINKLAVLTSGGDSPGMNAALRAVVRTANYFGLDIFGIRRGYSGMVDDDIFQMDSQSVANIIQRGGTVLKSARCKEFYTAEGRQKAYANLQKHGIDGLIVIGGDGSFTGGMKLQQEFGLPVIGLPGTIDKDLYGTDYTIGFDTACNTALDAIDKIRDTADAHDRLFIVEVMGRHAGYIALHSGIAAGAENILIPEASTNIEDVVDALSEKEKRKKLVNIIVVAEGDAFGGANEVAKIIRERLPNFDTKVSILGHIQRGGSPSCQDRLIASRMGYHAVEALLNDTSGVMVGIINNQIVYTPLEIAIREKHTVDEGWLRMVKILAS, from the coding sequence ATGCCCAATAAAATAAACAAGTTAGCAGTTCTTACTTCGGGTGGCGATTCGCCCGGAATGAATGCTGCATTAAGAGCAGTTGTAAGAACGGCAAATTATTTTGGATTGGACATTTTCGGCATCAGGCGTGGTTACAGCGGCATGGTGGACGATGATATTTTTCAAATGGATTCGCAATCGGTTGCCAATATTATTCAGCGTGGGGGAACGGTATTGAAGTCGGCTCGTTGTAAAGAATTTTACACAGCCGAAGGACGTCAAAAAGCGTATGCCAATTTGCAAAAACATGGTATTGACGGATTAATTGTCATTGGCGGCGACGGTAGTTTTACGGGAGGCATGAAGCTGCAACAGGAATTTGGCTTGCCTGTTATCGGGTTGCCGGGAACTATTGATAAAGATTTATACGGAACGGATTATACGATTGGTTTTGATACCGCTTGCAACACGGCTTTGGACGCGATTGATAAAATACGTGATACCGCCGATGCACATGACAGACTGTTTATTGTAGAAGTGATGGGACGCCATGCGGGTTACATTGCATTGCACAGTGGCATTGCCGCAGGTGCGGAAAATATTCTGATACCCGAAGCTTCAACCAATATTGAAGATGTGGTGGATGCGCTTTCTGAAAAAGAAAAAAGAAAAAAACTGGTCAATATCATTGTGGTTGCCGAAGGCGATGCATTTGGCGGTGCAAATGAAGTGGCTAAAATTATCCGCGAACGGCTGCCTAATTTCGATACGAAAGTTTCTATTTTGGGACACATACAGCGCGGCGGCTCGCCCAGTTGCCAGGACAGGTTAATAGCAAGCCGCATGGGTTATCATGCTGTAGAAGCCTTGCTGAACGATACTTCCGGCGTAATGGTCGGCATTATTAATAATCAAATAGTATATACGCCTTTGGAAATTGCCATTCGCGAAAAGCATACAGTCGATGAGGGCTGGCTGCGGATGGTAAAAATACTGGCAAGCTAA